One Fuerstiella marisgermanici DNA window includes the following coding sequences:
- a CDS encoding YfcE family phosphodiesterase, giving the protein MKIGIMADIHDNVDNLRHAIGLFNALNCRLILLAGDLVSPLVVPSMRKLTGRVIACFGDNDGNKPGIIGGMKIVGTLGHGPMCHQTSDGLKIVMAHQLNELRDCLGDADVAVFAHTHRPSIVEDKHGRVFINPGEVGGWMFRKPSVVVLDSQTRKAELHHLPEMPPGVFIPEPG; this is encoded by the coding sequence ATGAAGATCGGAATCATGGCGGACATCCACGACAACGTGGACAACCTGCGTCACGCCATCGGCCTGTTTAACGCTCTTAACTGCAGGCTGATTCTGCTGGCTGGTGATCTGGTGTCGCCACTGGTGGTGCCTTCCATGCGAAAGCTGACAGGCCGTGTCATCGCCTGTTTCGGCGACAACGACGGTAACAAGCCCGGCATCATCGGCGGCATGAAAATTGTTGGAACGCTGGGCCACGGGCCGATGTGCCACCAGACCAGCGACGGCCTGAAGATCGTGATGGCTCACCAGTTGAACGAACTACGCGACTGCCTGGGCGATGCCGACGTCGCCGTGTTCGCTCACACGCATCGCCCCAGCATTGTGGAAGACAAGCATGGGCGAGTCTTCATCAATCCAGGTGAAGTAGGCGGCTGGATGTTTCGTAAGCCGAGTGTCGTCGTGCTGGATTCGCAGACTCGAAAGGCAGAACTGCATCACCTGCCCGAAATGCCGCCGGGCGTTTTCATTCCGGAACCAGGGTAA